In Pedobacter heparinus DSM 2366, the following are encoded in one genomic region:
- a CDS encoding ATP-dependent helicase, translating to MDYLAGLNPQQRAAVENTQGPAMIVAGAGSGKTRVITYRVAHLIEKGVDAFNILVLTFTNKASKDMRERIMKVIGPEAKNIWMGTFHSVFAKILRVEAEKIGYPSNFTIYDTDDSKSLIRTILREMQLDDKLYNANFVYNRISSAKNNLVSYTEYMQNPEIQAEDVSNKRPLIGVIYETYTKRCFKAGAMDFDDLLFKTNVLLKTHPDVLNKYQQKFKYLMVDEYQDTNFSQYTIVKKLAAAYQNICVVGDDAQSIYAFRGANIQNILNFERDYPDLKVYKLEQNYRSTQNIVEVANSIIANNKNQLEKNVFSDNEAGDRIKVQRAFTDNEEGKMVAEAIVQERSSKGYDYHDFAILYRTNAQSRAMEEALRKLNVPYKIYGGLSFYQRKEVKDLIAYFRLTFNPADEEAIKRVINYPRRGLGDTTVEKIMVAADQHNITMWQVICNPQQYIPGRIANQLNDFAVMVQSFAVEAKKLDAYETALYIAQHSGILKELHADQSEEGRGRHENIQELLNGIKEFGEREDIEDRSLAIFMQDIALLTNDDKADDKNKDTVSLMTIHSSKGLEFKNVFVVGLEENLFPSQMSLNSRSDLEEERRLFYVAVTRAEKKLTLTYSTSRYRWGTLTNCEPSRFIDEINARYLEIEVVKPAKSSLTENSFSDERRSWTQQRDTFSKPKPASGGTGTVSTQAPRPKTTAMLPKAHVPTPGFTPDAASAFQNGMDVEHEKFGFGKIISLEGTLPDVKATVFFQGLGNKQLLLKFAKLRIVK from the coding sequence TTGGATTATTTAGCAGGTTTAAACCCCCAACAACGCGCAGCAGTAGAAAATACACAAGGCCCGGCAATGATTGTTGCAGGTGCAGGTTCTGGAAAAACAAGGGTGATTACCTACAGGGTTGCCCATTTGATTGAAAAAGGGGTAGATGCCTTTAATATCCTGGTACTGACCTTTACCAATAAGGCCTCCAAGGACATGCGTGAGCGGATCATGAAAGTGATTGGCCCTGAGGCCAAAAATATCTGGATGGGTACCTTTCACTCTGTATTTGCTAAAATATTAAGGGTTGAGGCCGAGAAAATAGGCTATCCATCTAATTTTACAATTTATGACACTGACGACAGCAAAAGCCTGATCAGGACCATATTGCGGGAAATGCAGCTGGACGATAAACTGTACAATGCAAATTTTGTATACAACAGAATCTCTTCTGCTAAAAACAACCTGGTTTCGTATACAGAGTACATGCAAAATCCTGAAATCCAGGCCGAGGATGTAAGCAATAAACGGCCTTTGATCGGGGTGATTTATGAAACTTATACCAAGCGCTGCTTTAAAGCTGGTGCAATGGATTTTGATGATCTGTTGTTCAAAACGAATGTTTTGCTGAAAACCCATCCCGATGTACTGAACAAATACCAGCAGAAATTTAAATACCTGATGGTAGATGAGTACCAGGATACCAACTTTTCGCAGTATACAATTGTTAAAAAGCTGGCCGCCGCTTATCAGAATATATGTGTGGTGGGTGATGATGCCCAAAGTATTTATGCCTTCAGGGGGGCGAACATCCAGAACATCCTGAACTTTGAACGCGATTATCCCGATTTAAAGGTCTATAAACTGGAGCAGAATTACCGTTCCACCCAAAATATTGTTGAGGTGGCCAACAGTATCATCGCAAACAATAAAAATCAGCTGGAAAAGAACGTATTTTCTGATAATGAAGCGGGCGACAGGATCAAGGTACAACGTGCTTTTACGGATAATGAGGAAGGTAAAATGGTAGCAGAGGCCATTGTACAGGAACGTTCATCCAAGGGTTACGATTACCACGATTTCGCTATCCTGTACAGGACAAATGCCCAGTCGCGCGCCATGGAGGAGGCTTTAAGAAAATTAAATGTACCTTATAAGATATACGGCGGTCTCTCCTTCTATCAGCGGAAAGAGGTAAAGGATTTAATTGCCTATTTCAGGTTAACTTTTAATCCTGCTGATGAAGAGGCCATTAAAAGGGTAATCAATTACCCGCGCAGGGGTTTGGGCGACACAACGGTAGAGAAAATCATGGTGGCTGCCGATCAGCACAACATTACGATGTGGCAGGTGATCTGCAACCCGCAGCAATACATACCAGGCAGAATTGCCAATCAACTGAATGATTTTGCCGTAATGGTCCAGAGTTTTGCTGTTGAGGCAAAGAAACTGGATGCTTACGAAACAGCTTTATACATTGCCCAGCATTCCGGAATTTTAAAGGAACTGCATGCCGACCAGTCGGAAGAGGGGCGTGGCCGGCATGAGAACATACAGGAGCTGTTAAATGGTATTAAGGAATTTGGTGAGCGTGAAGACATTGAAGACCGTAGTCTGGCTATTTTTATGCAGGATATTGCATTACTGACCAACGATGATAAAGCTGACGACAAGAACAAGGACACGGTTTCATTGATGACCATCCACTCGTCCAAAGGTTTGGAGTTCAAGAACGTATTTGTAGTTGGGCTGGAAGAAAACCTGTTTCCTTCGCAGATGTCGCTAAATTCCCGCAGCGACCTTGAAGAGGAGCGCAGACTGTTCTATGTAGCCGTAACCCGTGCAGAAAAAAAGCTGACCCTCACCTACTCTACCTCAAGGTATCGCTGGGGAACGCTGACCAATTGTGAACCCAGCAGGTTTATAGATGAAATTAATGCCCGTTATCTGGAAATTGAAGTGGTAAAACCTGCAAAAAGCAGCCTGACCGAAAACAGTTTCAGCGATGAAAGACGGAGCTGGACACAGCAACGGGATACTTTTAGCAAACCAAAACCAGCCTCAGGAGGTACAGGAACAGTAAGTACGCAGGCACCAAGGCCAAAAACTACCGCCATGTTACCTAAAGCACACGTGCCCACACCGGGTTTTACCCCCGATGCTGCAAGTGCTTTTCAGAATGGCATGGATGTAGAGCATGAAAAATTTGGTTTCGGAAAAATTATCAGTCTGGAAGGGACCTTACCTGATGTAAAAGCAACCGTGTTTTTCCAGGGCCTTGGCAACAAACAATTGTTACTAAAATTTGCTAAGTTGCGAATTGTGAAATAA
- a CDS encoding dipeptidase, producing MQEIKKYVEENKQRFLDELFELLRFPSVSADPKYKGDVLKTADFVAQKLKDAGADKVELCETAGYPIVYGEKIIDEQLPTVLIYGHYDVQPADPLELWKTPPFEPTVRDGKIYARGACDDKGQFYMHVKAFELMMKTNTLSCNVKFMIEGEEEVGSANLGTFVNANVERLKADVVLISDTSMISMENPSIETGLRGLAYMEVEVIGPNRDLHSGVYGGAVANPATVLCKMIASLHDENNHIAIPGFYDKVLELTAEEKKALNSAPFDLNEYKEDLDIRSEWGEKGYSTLERTGTRPTLEVNGIWSGYTGEGAKTVLPSKANAKISMRLVPNQSSEEISAIFTRHFESIAPDYVKVKVTTHHGGEPVVTPTDSVAYRAAEKAIVDSFGKAPIPTRGGGSIPIVALFESALGIKSVLFGFGLDSDALHSPNEKYDIFNYYKGIETLPLFHKYFAELSK from the coding sequence ATGCAAGAGATCAAAAAATATGTTGAAGAAAACAAGCAGCGTTTTTTAGACGAGCTGTTTGAATTGCTGCGTTTTCCATCCGTTAGCGCCGACCCAAAATATAAAGGCGATGTACTTAAAACTGCTGATTTTGTAGCGCAAAAGCTGAAAGATGCCGGTGCAGATAAAGTAGAGCTTTGTGAAACCGCAGGTTACCCCATTGTTTACGGCGAAAAGATCATTGATGAACAACTGCCCACAGTTTTAATTTACGGTCATTATGATGTGCAACCGGCCGATCCGCTGGAATTATGGAAAACCCCTCCCTTTGAGCCTACTGTACGCGACGGCAAGATCTATGCACGTGGCGCATGCGATGATAAGGGACAGTTTTACATGCATGTAAAGGCCTTTGAGCTGATGATGAAAACCAATACCCTAAGCTGCAATGTGAAGTTCATGATTGAAGGCGAGGAAGAGGTAGGTTCAGCAAACCTGGGCACTTTTGTCAATGCAAATGTAGAACGCCTTAAGGCCGACGTGGTTTTAATTTCTGATACCTCCATGATCAGCATGGAAAACCCTTCAATTGAAACCGGACTGCGTGGCCTGGCTTATATGGAAGTTGAAGTTATAGGCCCTAACCGCGATTTACACTCCGGTGTATATGGTGGTGCAGTGGCCAATCCGGCAACGGTGCTTTGCAAAATGATCGCTTCCTTACATGATGAAAACAACCATATCGCCATTCCCGGATTTTATGATAAAGTACTGGAACTGACAGCTGAAGAGAAAAAGGCATTAAATTCGGCCCCATTTGATTTAAATGAATATAAGGAAGACCTGGATATCAGGTCTGAATGGGGAGAAAAAGGTTATTCTACCTTAGAGCGTACCGGAACCCGGCCAACCTTAGAGGTGAATGGCATCTGGAGCGGTTATACTGGTGAAGGGGCCAAAACGGTACTCCCTTCCAAAGCCAATGCTAAAATTTCTATGCGCCTGGTACCCAACCAAAGTTCTGAAGAGATCTCTGCCATCTTTACCAGGCATTTTGAAAGCATAGCCCCCGATTATGTAAAGGTAAAAGTTACCACCCACCATGGAGGGGAGCCGGTAGTTACGCCTACAGACAGTGTAGCCTACCGTGCAGCAGAAAAAGCCATTGTAGATTCATTTGGTAAAGCACCAATTCCTACCCGTGGGGGTGGAAGTATCCCTATTGTGGCCTTGTTTGAAAGCGCTTTGGGTATTAAATCTGTGCTTTTTGGTTTTGGTCTGGATAGTGATGCACTTCACTCGCCAAATGAGAAATACGATATTTTTAACTACTATAAAGGAATAGAGACTTTGCCTTTGTTCCATAAGTATTTTGCTGAATTGAGTAAGTAG
- a CDS encoding glycoside hydrolase family 25 protein, producing MLKKHPDVDQEHWLFYFGSRPVWRIQSLLYFCRIMPPAPRKTPASRKSTFRQTYESDASGRPRRKTTPRKKVVKKRKPWPVGLKFLIAALLLILLSPFYYGYIIKGFSSTWRWIKDLGEDPSYRTYSSFDIRIPKGFGIHGIDVSYYQGKIDWKQVKAMKEDDVKIDFAFIKATEGLFKVDPYFQRNWREAPKAGVVCGAYHYFRPQKPGEWQAKFFLQTVNFEAGDLPPVVDIEELDGVPASKMRVQLAGFLKHIEKKTGVKPIIYTGLSFYKDYLRGYFDAYPLWIAHYHQPKLKVSEATNWHFWQHSDKAKISGINHVVDFNAFNGDSLAFDRLLIK from the coding sequence ATGCTGAAGAAGCATCCGGATGTCGACCAGGAACATTGGCTTTTTTATTTTGGGAGCAGACCTGTATGGCGTATTCAGAGTTTATTGTATTTTTGCAGGATCATGCCTCCAGCACCTAGAAAAACACCTGCTTCCAGAAAATCTACTTTCCGTCAAACTTATGAATCAGATGCATCAGGCCGTCCTCGAAGAAAAACAACTCCAAGAAAGAAAGTTGTAAAAAAAAGAAAGCCATGGCCGGTAGGTCTTAAGTTTTTGATAGCTGCACTATTGCTGATTTTGCTTTCCCCATTCTATTACGGATATATTATTAAAGGTTTTTCTTCCACCTGGCGATGGATAAAAGACCTGGGCGAAGATCCCAGTTACCGTACTTACAGCAGCTTTGACATCAGGATACCCAAAGGTTTTGGTATTCATGGCATTGATGTTTCTTACTATCAGGGCAAAATAGATTGGAAACAGGTTAAGGCCATGAAGGAAGATGATGTTAAGATTGATTTTGCATTTATAAAGGCCACTGAAGGTTTGTTTAAAGTAGATCCTTATTTTCAGCGGAATTGGCGTGAAGCACCAAAGGCCGGGGTTGTTTGCGGCGCTTACCATTATTTCAGGCCGCAAAAACCAGGTGAATGGCAAGCTAAGTTCTTTTTGCAGACCGTTAATTTTGAAGCTGGAGATTTGCCGCCTGTTGTTGATATAGAAGAACTGGATGGTGTACCGGCCTCAAAAATGAGGGTTCAGTTAGCCGGATTCTTAAAACATATTGAAAAGAAAACTGGTGTTAAACCCATCATTTATACAGGCTTGTCTTTTTATAAGGACTATCTTCGGGGATATTTTGATGCATATCCACTATGGATCGCACACTATCATCAGCCAAAATTAAAAGTTAGTGAGGCCACAAACTGGCACTTCTGGCAGCATTCTGATAAAGCTAAAATCTCAGGGATCAACCATGTAGTTGATTTTAATGCATTTAATGGGGACAGCCTGGCATTTGACCGCCTGCTGATCAAATAA
- the cls gene encoding cardiolipin synthase has protein sequence MNWLLIGEIAYVIILVLVCLRIIYDTRSTTKTLAYLLFAVFVPIFGMIFYFSFGINYRHRKMYSKKLYENDDLAARFQQRILNYSEQTFQQNHAAIISNKELAFMVLKDSMSPLTAKNSVKLLINGEQKFPELLHVIKNARHHIHIEYYIYEDDEIGRAIEALLIEKAKEGVTIRFIYDDFGSRDIRKKLVPRLKAAGINAFPFLKVHFMLFANRLNYRNHRKIIVIDGITAFVGGINVSDRYINDGRNPKQVYWRDTHLRIDGPGTQYLQYLFLCDWNFCASEVLQPDSNFFPTAPLQNGTDNKIVQIAASGPDSESPTILFSILQAINLATEEILITSPYFIPGESLLDALTIASLSGITVKLLVPGKSDSVLVNAAARSYYNDLLNAGVEIYQYQKGFVHAKTMVTDKKIAIVGTANMDFRSFDLNFEVNAIVYDIEIASELTAAFYEDLKDARKIDPEQWADRPFYKQLIEKAARLLSPLL, from the coding sequence ATGAACTGGCTGCTGATTGGCGAAATTGCGTATGTAATTATCCTGGTTTTAGTATGCTTGCGCATCATTTATGATACCAGAAGTACTACAAAAACGCTGGCCTACCTGTTATTTGCTGTCTTTGTACCTATTTTTGGAATGATCTTTTATTTTTCCTTCGGCATCAACTACCGCCACAGGAAAATGTACAGCAAGAAGCTTTATGAAAATGACGACCTGGCTGCCAGATTTCAACAAAGAATACTCAATTATTCGGAACAGACCTTTCAGCAAAACCACGCTGCTATAATCAGCAATAAAGAACTGGCCTTTATGGTTTTAAAGGACTCTATGAGCCCTTTAACCGCCAAGAATTCAGTTAAGCTGCTGATCAATGGGGAACAGAAATTTCCAGAGCTGCTGCATGTCATCAAAAATGCAAGACACCATATCCACATCGAGTATTACATTTATGAAGATGATGAAATTGGCAGGGCGATTGAAGCTTTGCTGATTGAAAAAGCAAAAGAAGGTGTAACTATACGTTTCATCTATGACGATTTTGGCAGTCGGGACATCCGTAAAAAACTAGTTCCCCGCCTTAAAGCGGCTGGTATAAATGCCTTCCCTTTTCTAAAAGTGCATTTCATGCTTTTCGCCAACAGGCTGAATTACCGTAACCACAGAAAAATTATTGTAATTGATGGTATAACTGCTTTTGTGGGAGGTATTAATGTGAGCGACAGGTATATCAATGATGGCAGGAATCCAAAACAGGTTTACTGGCGCGATACGCACCTGCGCATTGATGGTCCCGGAACGCAATACCTGCAGTACCTGTTTTTGTGCGACTGGAATTTTTGTGCCAGCGAGGTATTGCAGCCGGACAGCAACTTTTTTCCGACAGCGCCTTTGCAAAACGGGACAGACAACAAAATTGTTCAGATTGCTGCAAGCGGACCAGATTCGGAGTCGCCTACCATATTATTTTCTATCCTTCAGGCTATAAATCTGGCTACCGAAGAAATCCTCATCACCAGTCCCTACTTTATACCCGGAGAGAGTTTGCTTGATGCACTGACGATTGCTTCACTGAGCGGAATAACAGTAAAGCTCCTCGTTCCAGGTAAATCTGATTCTGTACTGGTAAATGCTGCAGCCAGATCTTACTACAATGATTTACTAAATGCAGGGGTTGAGATCTACCAGTACCAGAAAGGTTTTGTACATGCCAAAACGATGGTAACCGACAAGAAAATTGCAATAGTAGGCACGGCCAATATGGATTTCAGGAGTTTTGATCTCAATTTTGAGGTAAATGCCATTGTATATGACATTGAAATTGCCTCTGAATTGACTGCCGCTTTTTATGAAGATCTGAAAGATGCGAGAAAAATTGATCCGGAACAATGGGCCGACCGTCCGTTCTACAAACAATTGATAGAAAAGGCAGCACGACTTTTATCGCCCCTGCTATAA
- a CDS encoding mandelate racemase/muconate lactonizing enzyme family protein encodes MKITHTEIYRFSIPMEPFVIATGTMHFAQNVLIRIYTDAGIYGVGECSAFPMIVGETQETCLAMAQDFAKILIGKDPLDIPERMNDLLGYAAHNSTIKSAFDMALFDIAAKNANLPLYQFLGGQKRSIETDMTIGIDTPENMALSALKYQHQGCRIIKIKLGKKIHDDIERVKQIRKAVGDDMVLRLDANQGWSFDDALFALGELAPLNIEFCEQPMRTWYDDKLPELSLNSPIKIMADESCYNHHDARKLINSQSCEYLNIKFSKSGGILEAQKIHETALQAGVKCMIGSMLESRIALSANLHFALASPNVVFFDLDTCLLGHLVDPVLGGLTYDGYFLDVPDTPGIGADADPHFLVGCEQWLI; translated from the coding sequence ATGAAGATTACCCATACCGAAATTTACCGTTTCAGCATTCCTATGGAACCATTTGTGATTGCTACGGGCACCATGCACTTTGCGCAGAACGTGCTGATCAGGATCTACACCGATGCAGGAATATATGGTGTTGGCGAATGCTCTGCCTTCCCTATGATTGTTGGCGAAACACAGGAAACCTGTCTGGCCATGGCGCAGGATTTTGCAAAGATCCTTATTGGTAAAGATCCCCTGGATATTCCTGAACGGATGAACGACCTGCTGGGCTATGCGGCACACAACAGCACCATTAAAAGTGCCTTTGACATGGCTTTGTTTGATATTGCGGCAAAAAATGCCAACCTGCCGCTGTACCAGTTTTTAGGGGGACAAAAACGAAGTATCGAAACCGATATGACCATTGGCATTGATACGCCTGAAAATATGGCACTTTCGGCGCTCAAATATCAGCACCAGGGCTGCCGGATCATCAAAATAAAGCTGGGCAAAAAAATCCATGACGACATTGAACGTGTAAAACAGATCAGAAAGGCAGTTGGCGATGATATGGTGCTGCGCCTTGATGCCAACCAGGGATGGAGTTTTGATGATGCACTTTTTGCACTGGGAGAACTTGCTCCCTTAAACATCGAATTTTGTGAACAACCCATGCGTACCTGGTACGATGATAAACTGCCCGAACTGAGCCTGAACTCGCCCATTAAAATTATGGCCGATGAAAGCTGCTATAACCACCACGATGCCCGAAAACTCATCAACAGCCAGTCCTGTGAATACCTGAACATCAAATTTTCTAAATCAGGTGGCATTTTAGAAGCGCAAAAAATCCATGAAACGGCCCTGCAGGCAGGCGTTAAATGTATGATTGGCAGTATGCTGGAAAGCAGGATTGCCTTGAGCGCCAATCTGCATTTTGCTTTAGCGAGTCCCAATGTGGTGTTTTTTGACCTGGATACCTGTTTACTGGGGCACCTGGTAGATCCGGTTCTGGGGGGGCTGACTTATGATGGCTACTTCCTGGATGTACCCGATACACCTGGTATAGGTGCAGATGCCGATCCGCATTTTTTGGTGGGATGTGAGCAATGGCTAATATGA
- a CDS encoding thioredoxin domain-containing protein: protein MNTEPNSLIKASSPYLLQHAYNPVNWYEWGAEALQKASAENKLILVSIGYSACHWCHVMERESFENHEVAEVMNRHFVCIKVDREERPDIDQIYMLAIQLMTGSGGWPLNCICLPDQRPIYGGTYFRKADWVNVLESVAAMWANEPDKAIAYADRLTDGIQNAEKIIPQIKVDEYTKAHLTAITEPWKRYFDMAEGGYNRAPKFPLPNNWQFMLRYSHLMQDDATHVSALLTLEKMAMGGIYDHVAGGFSRYSVDGDWHVPHFEKMLYDNGQLISLYAEAYQYSRSLLFKEVAEESIEWLEREMMSPEGLFYAALDADSEGVEGKFYVWDKPDFEAVLGDDADLLSDYFNVTDEGNWEEEQTNILLRKFTEEEYAEVKGISVVELLQKIKTAKIKLLQERSKRIRPGLDDKCLTAWNAMAIKGLAESAEIFDHPHYYEMAKKAASFILAHVNTADGGLYRNFKNDKASIPGFLDDYAFFIEALIALYEADFDENWLKEAKRLCDYVLLNFEDEHSPMLFYTSAAGETLIARKHEIMDNVVPASNSVMAQNLHKLGLLFDEDVYSIKAEEMLAAVLPQIKTYGSAYSNWAIQLLNQVFGINEIALTGAAVKKQKSAFNAHYIPNKITLGGTKSQLPLLKDKQSIETKIYICRNKVCQLPVATVDEALKLIN from the coding sequence ATGAATACAGAACCCAATAGCTTAATTAAAGCTTCATCGCCCTATTTGTTACAGCATGCCTATAATCCGGTTAACTGGTATGAATGGGGTGCCGAGGCCCTGCAAAAGGCCAGCGCAGAAAATAAGCTGATCCTGGTGAGCATTGGTTATTCGGCTTGTCACTGGTGCCATGTAATGGAAAGGGAAAGTTTTGAAAACCATGAGGTTGCTGAAGTGATGAACAGGCATTTTGTTTGTATAAAGGTAGACAGGGAGGAACGCCCTGATATTGACCAGATCTATATGCTGGCCATACAGCTGATGACAGGAAGCGGGGGCTGGCCATTAAACTGCATTTGCCTGCCCGATCAGCGGCCAATTTATGGAGGCACTTATTTCAGGAAAGCCGACTGGGTAAATGTATTGGAAAGTGTTGCCGCAATGTGGGCCAATGAGCCGGATAAGGCTATAGCTTATGCCGACCGCTTAACTGATGGTATTCAAAATGCTGAGAAAATAATACCTCAGATTAAGGTAGATGAATATACTAAAGCACATTTAACAGCAATTACAGAGCCCTGGAAACGTTATTTTGATATGGCTGAAGGTGGATACAACCGGGCGCCTAAATTTCCCTTGCCCAATAACTGGCAGTTTATGCTGCGCTATAGTCACCTGATGCAGGATGACGCCACCCATGTATCGGCTTTGCTAACGCTTGAAAAGATGGCAATGGGTGGTATTTACGATCATGTTGCCGGCGGCTTTTCCCGTTATTCAGTAGATGGCGACTGGCATGTGCCACATTTTGAAAAAATGCTTTACGATAACGGGCAGCTGATCAGCTTATATGCCGAAGCCTATCAGTACTCCAGGTCGTTGTTGTTTAAAGAAGTGGCAGAAGAAAGTATTGAATGGCTGGAAAGGGAAATGATGTCGCCCGAAGGCTTGTTCTATGCTGCGCTTGATGCAGATAGTGAGGGCGTGGAAGGGAAGTTTTATGTTTGGGATAAACCTGACTTTGAGGCAGTACTTGGAGATGATGCAGATTTGCTGTCCGATTATTTTAATGTTACTGATGAAGGGAACTGGGAAGAAGAGCAGACCAATATCCTGCTCAGAAAGTTTACAGAAGAGGAATATGCCGAAGTTAAGGGGATATCTGTAGTAGAACTGCTGCAAAAGATAAAGACCGCAAAAATTAAACTGTTACAGGAAAGGAGCAAAAGGATCAGGCCCGGACTGGATGATAAATGTTTAACGGCCTGGAATGCAATGGCTATAAAAGGACTTGCGGAAAGTGCTGAAATATTTGACCATCCCCATTATTATGAAATGGCCAAAAAAGCCGCCTCCTTTATATTGGCCCATGTAAACACTGCCGATGGTGGCCTGTACCGTAATTTTAAAAATGACAAGGCAAGTATTCCGGGATTTTTAGATGATTACGCTTTTTTTATTGAAGCATTGATTGCACTTTATGAGGCAGATTTTGATGAAAACTGGCTAAAGGAGGCCAAAAGACTGTGCGATTATGTGCTCCTTAATTTTGAAGATGAGCATAGTCCGATGTTGTTCTATACCTCGGCTGCCGGAGAGACTTTAATTGCGCGTAAGCACGAGATTATGGACAATGTAGTACCGGCATCCAACTCCGTTATGGCCCAGAACCTTCATAAACTGGGGCTGCTGTTTGATGAGGATGTTTATAGCATTAAAGCCGAAGAGATGCTGGCCGCCGTCCTTCCGCAGATTAAAACTTATGGGTCGGCTTATTCCAACTGGGCCATACAGCTTTTAAACCAGGTATTTGGTATAAATGAAATTGCGCTGACAGGTGCGGCTGTTAAAAAGCAGAAATCGGCCTTCAATGCACACTATATCCCTAATAAAATTACATTAGGAGGAACAAAATCCCAGCTTCCGTTGTTAAAAGATAAGCAAAGCATTGAAACAAAAATCTATATTTGCCGAAATAAAGTATGCCAGTTGCCAGTAGCTACTGTTGATGAAGCATTAAAATTGATAAATTAA
- a CDS encoding FKBP-type peptidyl-prolyl cis-trans isomerase — MSIKPNTVVSLTYELHTTNEEGQQVFVEKADKENALVFLYGTGMMLPKFEEHLSGLNVGDEYSFELSAADGYGEIDPGAFADLPKDMFKDVELPAVGDVIPLQDNQGNHFRAGVTAVHEDVVAVDLNHPMAGKNLIFAGEILSVREATQEELSHGHAHGADGHSGH; from the coding sequence ATGAGTATTAAACCCAATACAGTAGTATCATTAACGTACGAGTTGCATACGACTAATGAAGAAGGACAGCAAGTTTTTGTAGAAAAAGCGGATAAGGAAAATGCACTCGTTTTTTTATATGGTACAGGAATGATGCTGCCAAAATTTGAAGAACATTTAAGCGGTTTAAACGTTGGCGATGAGTACAGTTTTGAGCTTTCTGCAGCTGATGGCTACGGAGAAATTGATCCGGGTGCTTTTGCTGACCTGCCAAAAGATATGTTTAAAGATGTTGAATTGCCAGCCGTTGGTGATGTGATTCCTTTGCAGGACAACCAGGGAAACCATTTCCGGGCTGGCGTTACTGCCGTTCATGAAGATGTGGTTGCTGTCGACCTGAACCACCCTATGGCTGGTAAAAACCTGATTTTTGCAGGTGAGATTTTAAGTGTACGTGAAGCTACCCAGGAAGAGCTGAGCCATGGTCATGCCCATGGTGCTGATGGTCACTCCGGTCACTAA